CTGCGCTAGGATCTCACCTGCAGCTGTATTAACCGAATGCATACTTTCGTAGATGGTAGCAATATGAAGAGTTATGCCTGCTCGGACACATGCAGCTAGAAGTTGTAGGGTACGTCCCAACTTGAACCTATATAACCAGGCCCAATATCCCACATCCTGATATATGTAGGCGTTCAACGCCTTGTTCCTTGTGCTCAATGTTGGTTTGGGAAAATGATAACTAATCCATCTATGACTGTTCATCATCTAACGTTGTGTTTATTTACCACCATTTCCTCAATTAAAATTCACGGTGGCAGTTGTCCTCAAAATTATAGTAAAAATAACTGAGTTTAAATTGACGTAGGTCGAAATTGTCAGAAGTGGCAATTGTCCGGGAGGCAGCTATCTGGTGGCAATTGTCTAGTGGCAGTTGTCTAGTGGCAATTGCCCTACTCCTCTGTAAACGTCCGTGGTCAGCGTTGTTTCAAACTTTCCTCGCACTTTCTGCTGAAGAGCCGCGATACACCAGGAATCCACCGCTTCATAaggcgttaaaccaaactcgTTCACTATACTAGTGCGACGTCAGATTCACAGCAACCAAATATACGTTTTCGTCGAAATAGGGTGCAAAAGAAATATTAATAAGCTCCttataaatgcatttttaaacttatttcACAATAAGATTTACCCTATGTCAACCGTGACAAAATGTCACCCATTTTATACAAGGTAGGGGCCAACAGACAACTTGATTTTCAGATTAATTGAATAAAGCTTTGATAAGCGATCCTTCCCACTGGGAGAACAGAGAAAGTCATATTTTCTGTATTAAATATATCATATACAAAATATTACAGTTAGTGTGATAGAATTTCAATTTGGCACCGCAGGGAGTGCTTAATGATATCGCCTGAAGGTGTCTGAAGGTTTTAAGCAATTTAGAGATCAAAGAATTGGGTGCTTCTGTTTAGTTGAAGCCCAAATGTGCTTGAAACTAGTTTGTACATCAAAGTGTCAGATGCACTGAGCTGTTTGAAGTTTAAATCATAAACATAATATAATTATTCAGATGGTGACAAATAGTTACTCACTAGAAAATGGCCCTCTTTGCTTTTTGTGTCTTTCTGGTTAATGTGAGACAAGGCTGTTTGAGCCCTCAGTGAGTGGTATTGGATTGCCATGCTGTTGGCGTTCAACCAAGGTGTTAAATGAATGATATCGCCTCTGTGTATTGTCGctaagtgtttttttttcagttataatttcatgtaatgtatattatgtTGTTTATAGGTACACGTTTGGagaagaaaaacacaaaaatatttaaagatcTTAGAAATATTAATGGCGTTTTAAAGTAGGTACTGAGAGAATTTCAACACTGCATCTAACGTACATGGCTATAATAATAACCCAGATGATATTTTTCTGAATCAGCTATGTGTTATAATGGAACTTGATATAAAACGCAGTCAATATTTGCCATGAGCTCTAAAACGCATTTATGTTGTATTTAACAAAATAACCATAGAATTTTAAATCGTTGTGAATTCCCCAAGAAGCTTCTTCCAACTAGACCGGCCTATTGGAATATGATTCATGGTGATTAAGAGTGACTCCATATCGTTGATACAATGCCTGCAACAAGCGAATTCCAGCTTGGAGTCTTTCAGACATACTTGTAATTGCATTTTCAAATGAGTCTTTGATTAACTTTTTGTGTTTACAAAACGCCCCCAAATTTAAAACACCTAATTGATGGTGACAAACCATGGTTTGGGAGTAAAGTGGTCTGAGACTAAAATTTTGTCCATGCTTGATCTAATGCAAAATCCACGTAGCCGCGTGATTAGGCTAATGCAACACGCCGCTCACAGGGTCTAATATTTGACAATCATTCATCAAGTTTTGCTTGTGTGTTTTTGACCAAGATTGGCGACACTTCCAAGTGGAAGAGTAGATGGAACACCAGAATACGCGTGAACAAAACGCCGTCCAATGTCTACACTTAATGGGAAACAAATATCCAATCCATCAAATCCCGGCTTGAAGTCACATGAAGGTTGGGCTCGACAGTAGATTTGGATAAAAATCCATAAAAGCgttttgtcattctttgaaTGTCGGGTTAAAACGTGCTATGTGTATTCATTTGATGTCACCGAACCCGTTTCGGGTCGTGATGCTGTTACGTAAAATAGCAGGGCAAGGTGTGCGACGGGGTTCTGTACTGCGTCCAGTTCTAACAAGGTAAACAACTTGAAAAGGCAATTTCTTACTTTTGCGTAATAACATTGTCACAAATTGAAAGTTTTCCTTAACAAAAAATATGTGTAAGCATCTCTATTCCATGTTGTCAAATAATGTTTTCATGTATGCAAGTGACGCAGATAGTCATATGCAGAAACGAAcggtttttattttcataatggTCAGATCTTTCTTCTACTCAGATCCAAATTCGTTACCGATATACAATATTTGTTAGTGTCCTATTTCCTGGTCATGATTCTCTGAACTGCAAGACCAGAGCGCCCTTATGCTGAAGCCTTGGTCTGACCGTTGGTCAAATGTGTGTGTTCAGGTCAACAATACAAACGTCTAATTTGGCTAACTTACCACGTCAACACGAGAAAGCAGTCCGCGCGATTTTTCGCACATTTCTGTTTACACTTTGTCGGTAAAAACGAAGGCTCTTTCGCCTCCCAAAGGCTTTTGAATTCCCTCCCCTTTTCGTCGCGTCTGAAACCGGCGTTAAGCTATTATTTGCGGGACAAATACAATTTGGCCAATGTGtataaaatatttagaaatagCTGCAAATATGACAAATCTTCCCGTTTGTGCCAGcataatgtttcattgttgttgttttttcagagACAGCTAGGCGCCTGTGCTAGTATTATTTAACACACCCTCGGCAATGGGTTTATTCGTCCTATGTTCCTAACACGAAAATACATCCAACGCGTTTAATTAAGATCTTCCTCTCGGTTAcgtcaatatattttttattatgcCACTGATTATCAAATATGTGTCGCCCATGTTGATTTTCATTACACGCACAGTTGACAAAAACAATAACCCAGAACTGCACCTAtcgtttttttaacaaatccACACTGGTGTTACGTTGGGGGAACGTTTCCTTGCATGTTTAAATGTTAATCTTTAGCATGTTGTATTTCCCTTATAGTTTAACTATAGTTTAACTAACTCATACGCAAATAATACACGTGATCTACACGAGTTAGTCTTTTCTTGTTTTCGTTTTTAATACAACCAATATCCAGCTCATCTCAGCTCAGCTGATGAAAGGCGCTTTGTTTCTTCCCTCGATCATATGACATCAGTCTCAACGGCCCATGGTATTTTTTAATCTCAACTGCCTGGGGACCATACAACCCTCAGTAGACGTGCATATGGTAAACGCTTTGCGCCTATTTGGAGAAgaagcatttcatttacttcaTCTGCCCTCAAAAGAATCTATACACCTATATTTCAGTTAAAAGCAACGTGATACACATGTTATTAATCGGTGATTTGGGGTGTCATAGTTTTGAACTTTTGTGACTTTTGAACTTTAAGTTTCATAGTTTCGTTTTATATATTCACTTTTATTCCTTTGTGATTGTTTGGTTGAATCCTGTTTCTAATTGTGTCTTTTCTTTTGCGCATCAGTATTTACAAGATCATATGAGTAAGAATCCTTCAAAAGAGAACAGCAAGCAATATATACCGTAGCGATGTAATGAAAAAGTCATACATGAATCTGTTGCTGGGCCTGAGCTTTGCTGGAATCTCTTACATGCTGCAGAGATGACGTAATAAGTAACAAGTATAACACGACCTCAAACCAATCATAGCTAGACCCCAGATAACATTGTTTCCCCAACTGGATTTGTATCCATCCCGGACAAGTTTCTTCTATGAATATAAACGTGTACTGCGTTCGACTGCCTCGCAACGGCCGTATCGTCTCTCCCCGTCCCCAACACCGCTACAACATTAACACGAAGACTTTTGACAGATAAACTGTCTTAGATTTAAAGCAATCAGAAAACCCCATTACGGTTTAAGTGAGAAAAATCCTATCTCGCGAAATAGCTACACCCTTGGGTCTTACAGTGCACAATTCTTAAGAAGGTGTAAATTaaggaatcgtttaaaaccgaACGCCGGTTAACAGGCCGACATTTCGTCGCGCCGCCGCGTTCATTAGAGTAGCCAGAATCTGGCGTTTCGCAGCGGCATCGTCGCCGAGTTAACTTTTCGATACCACCGCTTTATTGGCCAATCGCTATCACTAATTACCACCCCGTGGGGCGAAAGGGTGGCATGAAAATTAGAATGATGGGTTTATCTGAAGCGTATGTCAAAACCGTAAGAGGCTGCGATAGTAGAGATAGCAGCATATCACATTGAAGTCTGCAGTTTGTGGTTGTGAACGGTTCCAGCTGACTGCTGCATGGCTTGTGTATAGAATGTATCCAAACCTGGTTTTGTGCTGAAAGAGAAATGCAGAgagaaaaaatgaaacattgtcagttATACATGGTCACgtgtataaataaatatataaacgcGTGTTAGGACGtttttacttaaaaatattCGTTTATCAAAGCTTTTAGAGTTCATGGCCTGTACTATGAAAATATGTCGAACTAATCATGTCGAACATACTGTTTGTCAAACTAATTATTATCTAGTGAACTGCATCGTTCGTCTGTTAGGTACTCTACTCAAAAGACAAGTGTTCAGTGAATTCTTTCAAGGTGTTCAACTTCAAGGTTTAAGTAGGTTCCTTTCCCATAAAAAAGTGCAATCTGTGAAGCCAGTTCTTGCTGTCTTCCAACTAAAATATCGTAATGCGTAAAATCAAGTACTTAACTTACTTGGTTCCATTAAAGGCTAGGGCCACTGGCACTGCGTAACAATCATGCAATGCGTTAATGTTGGACAAAAGAGACCCAGTTATCTGACCTTGTCTGATTTCTGTAACATCCCTGTACTTTGCTGTCCTTATGACAGTGTTAGTTTAGTTCAAGCAATGTATAGTTAACATCCACTGTCATCAAGCAACGCAACCACTCTCAGCACCAACAGTACACCCAGCAACTCTATCACTCCCAACACTCACAGGACACCTAGCAGCTCTATCACTCCCAACACCCACAGGACACCTAGCAGCTCTATCACTCTCAACACCCACAGGACACCTAGCAACTCTGCCACTCTCAACGCCAACAGTACATCCAGCAACTCTGCCACTCTCAACACCCACATGACACCCAGCAACTCTGCCACTCTCAACACCAATAGTACATCCAGCAACTCTATCACTCCCAACGCTCACAGGACACCTAGCAGCTCTATCACTCCCAACACTCACAGGACACCTAGCAGCTCTATCACTCTCAACACCAACAGTACATCCAGCAACTCTATCACTCCCAACACTCACAGGACACCTAGCAGCTCTATCACTCTCAACACTCACAGGACACCTAGCAGCTCTATCACTCCCAACACTCACAGGACACCTAGCAGCTCTATCACTCTCAACACCCACAGGACACCCAGCAACTCTACCACTCTCAACATCCACATGACACCCAGCAACTCTGCCACTCTCAACGCCAACAGTACATCCAGCAACTCTGCCACTCTCAACACCCACATTGCACCCAGCAACTCTATCACTCTCAACGCCAACAGTGCATCCAGCAACTATACCGCTCTCAACACCCACAGTACACCCAGCAACTCTGCCATCTTCAACAGCCACAGTACATCCGGCAATTCTGCCACTCTCAATACCCACAGTACATCCGGCAATTCTGCTACTCTCAACACCCACAGTACATCCGGCAATTCTGCCATCCTCAACACTCACTGTACATTCGGCAATTCTGCCATCCTCAACACTCACTGTACATCCGGCAATTCTGCCACTCTCAATACCCACAGTACATCCGGCAATTCTGCCATCCTCAACACTCACTGTACATTCGGCAATTCTGCCATCCTCAACACCCATAGAACATCCGGCAATTCTGCCACTCTCAACACCCACAGTACACCCAGCAATTCTGCCACTCTCAATACCCACTGTACATCCGGCAATACTGCCACTCTCAACACCCACAGTACATCCGGCAATTCTGCCATCCTCAACACTCACTGTACATTCGGCAATTCTGCCATCCTCAACACTCACTGTACATCCGGCAATTCTGCCACTCTCAATACCCACAGTACATCCGGCAATTCTGCCACTCTCAACACCCACTGCACATCCGGCAATTCTGCCATCCTCAACACTCACTGTACATCCGGCAATTCTGCCACTCTCAATACCCACAGTACATCCGGCAATTCTGCCACTCTCAACACCCACAGTACATCCTGCAATTTTGCCATCCTCAACACTCACTTTACATTCGGCAATTCTGCCACTCTCAATACCCACAGTACATCCGGCAATTCTGCCACTCTCAATACCCACAGTACATCCGGCAATTCTGCCACTCTCAACACCCACTGTACATCCGGCAATTCTGCCATCCTCAACACTCACTTTACATTCGGCAATTCTGCCACTCTCAATACCCACAGTACATCCGGCAATTCTGCCACTCTCAATACCCACAGTACATCCGGCAATTCTGCCACTCTCAACACCAATAGTACATCCAGCAACTCTATCACTCCCAACACTCACAGGACACCTAGCAGCTCTATCACTCCCAACACTCACAGGACACCTAGCAGCTCTATCACTCTCAACACCAACAGTACATCCAGCAACTCTATCACTCCCAACACTCACAGGACACCTAGCAGCTCTATCACTCTCAACACTCACAGGACACCTAGCAGCTCTATCACTCCCAACACTCACAGGACACCTAGCAGCTCTATCACTCTCAACACCCACAGGACACCCAGCAACTCTACCACTCTCAACATCCACATGACACCCAGCAACTCTGCCACTCTCAACGCCAACAGTACATCCAGCAACTCTGCCACTCTCAACACCCACATTGCACCCAGCAACTCTATCACTCTCAACGCCAACAGTGCATCCAGCAACTATACCGCTCTCAACACCCACAGTACACCCAGCAACTCTGCCATCTTCAACAGCCACAGTACATCCGGCAATTCTGCCACTCTCAATACCCACAGTACATCCGGCAATTCTGCTACTCTCAACACCCACAGTACATCCGGCAATTCTGCCATCCTCAACACTCACTGTACATTCGGCAATTCTGCCATCCTCAACACTCACTGTACATCCGGCAATTCTGCCACTCTCAATACCCACAGTACATCCGGCAATTCTGCCATCCTCAACACTCACTGTACATCCGGCAATTCTGCCACTCTCAACACCCACAGTACACCCAGCAATTCTGCCACTCTCAATACCCACTGTACATCCGGCAATACTGCCACTCTCAACACCCACAGTACATCCGGCAATTCTGCCATCCTCAACACTCACTTTACATTCGGCAATTCTGCCATCCTCAACACTCACTGTACATCCGGCAATTCTGCCACTCTCAACACCCACTGCACATCCGGCAATTCTGCCATCCTCAACACTCACTGTACATCCGGCAATTCTGCCACTCTCAATACCCACAGTACATCCGGCAATTCTGCCACTCTCAACACCCACAGTACATCCGGCAATTTTGCCATCCTCAACACTCACTGTACATCCGGCAATTCTGCCACTCTCAACACCCACAGTACATCCGGCAATTCTGCCACTCTCAATACCCACAGTACATCCGGCAATTCTGCCATCCTCAACACTCACTGTACATCCGGCAATTCTGCCACTCTCAACACCCACAGTACATCCGGCAATTTTGCCATTCTCAACACTCACTTTACATTCGGCAATTCTGCCACTCTCAATACCCACAGTACATCCGGCAATTCTGCCACTCTCAATACCCACAGTACATCCGGCAATTCTGCTACTCTCAACACCCACAGTACATCCGGCAATTTTGCCATCCTCAACACTCACTGTACATCCGGCAATTCTGCCACTCTCAATACCCACAGTACATCCGGCAATTCTGCCACTCTCAATACCCACAGTACATCCGGCAATTCTGCCATCCTCAACACTCACTGTACATTCGGCAATTCTGCCACTCTCAATACCCACAGTACATCCGGCAATTCTGCCACTCTCAACACCCACAGTACATCCGGCAATTCTGCCACTCTCAACACCCACTGTACATCCGGCAATTCTGCCACTCTCAACACCCACAGTACCTCCAGCAACTCTGCCACTCTCAACGCCCACAGTACACACACCAATTCTACCACCCTCAACACCATCAAGACACCAACAAACTCCACCATCATCCACGCCCATAGTACATCCAGCAACTCTACCAGCCTCAACACCCACTGCAGCTCAACCAGCTTTTGAAACACTGAACTTCCCAGTAACCGTGACAAATTTATCAATCCACTTAATACGCCCGAACAAAAgctgttaccatggtgataCAACCGTATACACAATCCACTGTTAACATATATCCACCTGGCAACCATGCAATCCTATATTAATTCCTATTACAAGAATAATTTATTCAAAGCTTCAGTCCCAATAAGTCTTAGCTCGTATATCTAACCATCACAAGACATTAAACGTTTTAAATACAGAACTGCAGTTTTTTTTCCACAGTTTTGTCAGAATGGATGAAAATGGCTCAAAGCACCATCGTTCCTTCTTCAGCGAGTGACGTTCAGCATCACTCCGATGTCCGCAGCATCCATCTCAGTTCCTCTCTTCATGTATTATCATGTCTTTTGAACTTTTCTTAATATCAACCATGGCGAGACGATAATTATCCCTGTATGTTGACTCGTATAAAGATCATTTAATGATCGGCGGACCTTGCGGTTTTAGTTCTTTATTTTTGTATCAACTTTAGTTATTACGCCGCTCTGATTCGGGGAGATAACATTATAACCTTCATTCGTTGTGCTCCATGGTGGGACGGCACGTTCGGTTCATTTAATGTGTAAATCTATCTGACATTATACATGTTAAGATTACACTATTAAGTCATATTTTCAACCAGCCATCGAAGACTAAAGAGCAAAATCGCCATTAATTTCGTTTCGTCTGTACTTCTAAGAGTGATAACAGTAAAAGGTGAGATAGATGTAAAAGTAGGACTGGCGCCACATGCGAAACCGCAACGCCTCTAAgttaatatattttagcgtGTTAAATTAATGTAAAAGGCGACACGGGGGTGTTTGGAGCTTCGCTAATCCAGGGAGGTGGGGTGTTTGGGGAGACGTGGTGCCAATCGCCAAAATCTACACATATTTGCATAAGTTCTAACAAACTGACGCAGTGCAAATAATTCTAATTATACATCAAACACGTCTGCCTGACATAGCCATCAAGGTTCTCACATTCAGTCTAATGGAACCGAACCAAGACATAACCCCTTTATTCTGTCTGTCataaataaacacaataaatatTCTGTCTGAAAAGGCGGACCGAGCACGAAAACACTCCTCAAGAAGTCCAGGGTCTCATATATTTAGGCGTTTTTTAATACACTTTAGATTATCTTAAATGGCGTCATATACTTTAGAGATTTCATTTAGCATTTGGTCTGTTTCGGCTGTTCCCTGTGTGTTTTGAGTGAGTTAGGGTGTACAcggtttttagcaata
The window above is part of the Haliotis asinina isolate JCU_RB_2024 chromosome 1, JCU_Hal_asi_v2, whole genome shotgun sequence genome. Proteins encoded here:
- the LOC137275009 gene encoding streptococcal hemagglutinin-like — translated: MTPSNSATLNTNSTSSNSITPNAHRTPSSSITPNTHRTPSSSITLNTNSTSSNSITPNTHRTPSSSITLNTHRTPSSSITPNTHRTPSSSITLNTHRTPSNSTTLNIHMTPSNSATLNANSTSSNSATLNTHIAPSNSITLNANSASSNYTALNTHSTPSNSAIFNSHSTSGNSATLNTHSTSGNSATLNTHSTSGNSAILNTHCTFGNSAILNTHCTSGNSATLNTHSTSGNSAILNTHCTFGNSAILNTHRTSGNSATLNTHSTPSNSATLNTHCTSGNTATLNTHSTSGNSAILNTHCTFGNSAILNTHCTSGNSATLNTHSTSGNSATLNTHCTSGNSAILNTHCTSGNSATLNTHSTSGNSATLNTHSTSCNFAILNTHFTFGNSATLNTHSTSGNSATLNTHSTSGNSATLNTHCTSGNSAILNTHFTFGNSATLNTHSTSGNSATLNTHSTSGNSATLNTNSTSSNSITPNTHRTPSSSITPNTHRTPSSSITLNTNSTSSNSITPNTHRTPSSSITLNTHRTPSSSITPNTHRTPSSSITLNTHRTPSNSTTLNIHMTPSNSATLNANSTSSNSATLNTHIAPSNSITLNANSASSNYTALNTHSTPSNSAIFNSHSTSGNSATLNTHSTSGNSATLNTHSTSGNSAILNTHCTFGNSAILNTHCTSGNSATLNTHSTSGNSAILNTHCTSGNSATLNTHSTPSNSATLNTHCTSGNTATLNTHSTSGNSAILNTHFTFGNSAILNTHCTSGNSATLNTHCTSGNSAILNTHCTSGNSATLNTHSTSGNSATLNTHSTSGNFAILNTHCTSGNSATLNTHSTSGNSATLNTHSTSGNSAILNTHCTSGNSATLNTHSTSGNFAILNTHFTFGNSATLNTHSTSGNSATLNTHSTSGNSATLNTHSTSGNFAILNTHCTSGNSATLNTHSTSGNSATLNTHSTSGNSAILNTHCTFGNSATLNTHSTSGNSATLNTHSTSGNSATLNTHCTSGNSATLNTHSTSSNSATLNAHSTHTNSTTLNTIKTPTNSTIIHAHSTSSNSTSLNTHCSSTSF